Genomic DNA from Sporosarcina sp. ANT_H38:
ATCAAATTACGACAAAGCGAAAACAGCTGATCTTGTACTGTTCGCTGATTACTATCGCTTAATGGCGGAAGAAGGTATCTTCCTTCCACCATCCCAGTTCGAAGGCATGTTCCTATCGACTGCGCATACTGAGGCGCATATTGAGAAGACAGTTGAAGCTTTCCATACAGTGTTTGCTAAACTTCGCGCATAATAAAGTATTAGTCACAAAGTCAATTCAAAAACAAAAACGACATTCTCGTTAGTTTTAATAGACAATACAGAATCCCCCGACTGAATTACTGGTCGGGGGATATTTGCGTTCGTTTGCTCTGTTTATCCTTCTATCGCGTCAGTGTCGCGCATACAATTGTTTGTGAAGGAATAGAAGGAGGGAACAAGTATGGAGAAAAAACAGTGGTCAATGCAGGAAAGTTTTTATTTCCCAGAACATGCTGGCGTACCGACTGGGGTACAGTCAGTTACAGTGACACCGAGATATACTGAAGAAAGAACAGAAGATGCAGTCCGGTTGACAGGCATTTATCATATTGCTGCGAATGTCGAATTTGACGAAGGGGTGCAGCGGTCGGCGGAATTAGATGATTCATTCATCCTAATTGACGATGTTGAAGTTGACGGCAAAGATGGTTACTTTGAATACGCAGTACCTCTTAATATCGACCTGCCTTCAATAGCGGAAAGCCCATTGGACATTGTAACGACGCAAGCAACAGGTGAAACGGACGGACAAGGTACTTACGGAGTTGTCTGGAATGTGGAATGTACGTACACAGAAGCGGTTGCGATAGTTGAGGAACTTGAGGAAGTGCAAGTAGTTGTTGCGACGCCGATCGTAGTAATTGACAGCACTTCGTTTGACGAGATGGACGAAGTGCTGTCGTTCATTGCGGACCTAACAGATGGAGTTTCGACGACATCATTCCGTTCAAATGATGTTTTTGTAAAGAATGAAGGCTAAGCCGCACAGTAAACACAACAGAAGAAAATCGCCTGTAGTCGGCACAATCAATAACCGTATCAATTGAAAGATGCAAATAGGGATAATGATCCCTTTGCAATAAAATCTACATTTCCGGAGCCAAGGCGGTAATAAGTAAGGGTTATAGCCTCTTCGCATGATGTCATCCTTTCCTAATTTACTTGACGGTTGATAAGATATTCCGTTACAATCAGACTAATTGCATATGGATGCGATGATTGGGATAGTAAGTGAATGGATTAGACTAAAGAGAGGGTTCGAGTGCTGAAAGAACCTGTCGATTATTTACTGAATGTAACCCATGAGCAGTTTCCGTGAAAAAGTATGAGAGCGTATCTCTTACAGTAGCGGAAGCCGGTTTGAAGCCGTTATCGAAGTTTGAGGTGCACAGTTCTTTTATGTGCACGAATAAAGGTGGTACCGCGAACAGCTCCTTCGTCCTTTAAGGCGATAGGAGTTTTTTTTGTGTCCAGTTTTAAGGCGCCAACCCCTCGGGTCACAAGTGATTTCGCTGTGGTGGCTGTAGTACGCCTCCTCGCAAACTCCCTTGTGCCTGTCGGGGCTAAGCGGCGCCTTACACTTTTCATTCCCAAAAATAAAGGAGGAAACAACATGTCAACTGAAAACAACACGTCGATGCCGACGAAATATGATCCGCAGACAATTGAAGCAGGTCGCTACGAATGGTGGCTGAAAGGGAAGTACTTTGAAGCACAGCCTGAAAGCGATAAAACACCTTATACCATTGTTATTCCACCACCGAACGTTACAGGTAAACTTCACCTAGGCCACGCATGGGATACAACGTTACAAGATATCATGACGCGCATGAAACGCATGCAAGGTTATGATGCATTATGGCTTCCAGGAATGGACCACGCGGGAATCGCGACACAGGCTCGTGTTGAAGCAAAACTTCGTGAAGAAGGAACGACACGTTATGATTTAGGTCGTGAAAAATTTGTTGAAGAAACATGGAAATGGAAAGACGAGTACGCAGGCCATATCCGTGAGCAATGGGCGAAACTTGGTTTGGGTCTTGACTATACACGTGAACGATTTACCCTGGATGAAGGACTTTCGAAAGCTGTACAGGAAGTTTTCGTTAAACTTTATAATAAAGGTCTTATCTACCGTGGCGAATACATTATCAACTGGGATCCGGCTACGAAAACAGCGATATCTGATATCGAAGTCATCCATAAAGACATACAGGGTGCTTTCTATCATATGCGTTACCCATTGGCAGACGGAACAGGCAGTATCGAAATTGCGACAACTCGACCTGAAACAATGCTTGGGGACACTGCGGTTGCAGTCCATCCTGAAGATGAGCGCTACAAGCATTTGATTGGCAAAACTGTTACATTACCGATTGTCGGGCGTGAAATTCCGATTATCGCAGACGATTATGTTGACATGGAATTCGGAAGTGGTGCCGTGAAAATTACTCCTGCACATGACCCGAATGACTTTGAAATCGGTAACCGTCATAACCTTCCACGTGTCCTTGTGATGAATGAAGACGGTTCAATGAACAAGCTTGCTGGTAAATACGAAGGAATGGACCGCTTCGAATGCCGTAAAGAAATCGTTAAAGACTTACAGGAGATGGCTGTTCTATTCAACATTGAAGAACATAATCATTCTGTCGGTCACTCAGAACGTAGTGGTGCTGTCGTTGAACCTTATTTATCAACACAATGGTTCGTTAAAATGCAACCACTTGCTGATGAAGCGATTAAATTGCAAGAAGCAGAAGGCAAAGTAAACTTCGTACCAGACCGTTTTGAAAAAACTTATTTAACATGGATGGAAAATGTTCATGACTGGTGTATCTCGCGTCAACTTTGGTGGGGCCATCGTATTCCGGCTTGGTACCACAATGTTACGGGCGAAATTCATGTCGGTCATGAAGCACCTGCCGATAGCGAAAACTGGAGTCAAGACAATGACGTTCTTGATACATGGTTCTCATCTGCGCTATGGCCGTTTTCGACTATGGGCTGGCCGGATCTCGACAACGAAGAATTCAAACGCTATTACCCAACAGATGCACTAGTAACAGGCTATGACATCATTTTCTTCTGGGTATCTCGGATGATTTTCCAAGGAATCGAATTCACGGATCAGCGTCCATTTAAAGACGTATTGATACACGGACTCGTACGTGCAGAAGATGGTCGTAAAATGTCTAAATCACTTGGTAACGGTGTCGACCCGATGGATGTCATCGAAAAATACGGTGCAGATGCACTACGTTACTTCTTGTCAACAGGTTCATCACCAGGGCAGGACCTTCGTTACTCGACTGAAAAAGTTGAAGCCATCTGGAACTTTGCCAATAAAATCTGGAATGCATCTCGTTTTGCGCTCATGAACATGGATGGCATGACTTACGAAGAAATCGATTTAACGGGTGAAAAATCCGTAGCAGATGCATGGATTTTGACACGGTTGAATGAAACAATTGACCAAGTGACGAAACTTGCAGATCGTTACGAGTTCGGTGAAGTCGGCCGTGCACTCTATAACTTCATCTGGGATGATTTCTGTGACTGGTACATCGAAATGGCGAAACTGCCACTCTACGGTGAAGATGAAACAGCTAAGAAAATGACGCGTTCTGTACTTGCATACGTACTCGATAATACGATGCGCCTGCTACATCCGTTCATGCCGTTCATCACAGAAGAAATCTGGCAGAACTTACCGCATGAAGGCGAATCAATCACAGTCGCTGCATGGCCGGTTGCAGATCCTGCGCTTACTGATAAAACGCGTGCAACTGATATGAAACTGCTGATGGATATCATCCGTGCAGTACGTAATATCCGCGCAGAAGTAAATACACCATTAAGCAAAAAAGTTCCACTTTATATTTCAGCTAAAGACGATGTAACTGTAGCTGTATTAGAAGCGAATCGCAGCTACATCGAACGATTCTGTAACCCTGAGACATTAACGCTAGGCAACAACATCACAGCACCAGGTAAATCGATGTCAGCTGTCGTTACAGGAGCAGAACTGTTCTTACCACTTGAAGGCCTACTGAACATCGACGAAGAACTCGCACGACTAACAAAAGAGCTTGCGAAATGGCAAGGCGAAGTGAAACGCGTTCAAGGCAAACTTTCAAACGAACGTTTCATGTCGAAAGCACCTGAAGCTGTAGTTGAAGAAGAACGTGCTAAGGAAAGTGACTACCTACAAAAATACGCTGCCGTTGAGCGTCGTATGCAAGAATTGAAGGAAATCTAATTTGAAAACGAAAAGACCCCGTCGCGATTAGTGCGATCGGGTCTTTTTGTTTGATAAATTAGCCGTGGCGGTCATAACTGCGCTCGTGGCGAGCATAAGCACACCCGTGCCGACCATAACAGAGCTCAAGGCGGTCATAAGTGCATCCATGCCGAGCATAACGAACTCCATGGTGGTCATAACGAAATAGGCGGTCTCTGTTCTGTCGAAATACGAATGTGTGACCATATATTTGGCATATCCACATTAGCTAGTAATTTGAATTATTATTAATTCCATTTTGATTATGAATTATGGAATGTGGTAGTATAGGTTTATATAATTCTATTAATTTCTTATAATATAGGTATAGTCTAGGAGTAAAGCGATAGCGTTGGCTAAAATCAGACTGTTTAAATTGTTTTTTTACAAAATAGTCAACTTATATAGATTGAGATATAAAAATCCCTTCTGATCCACTTCGGCGCTTAGGGGATGCCTCCCATCATAAGCCTGACCGCTGCGCTTTCAGTCTTATGACTACGGCTACCCTTGGTAAGGAGCCTACGTTCTGTTTATATACGTATTCATAAGTTCAACTTAAATAGCACGAATGAAAAGGATGATAGACATGAGTAAGTTAAAACTGAAAAGGGGTATGGGGGAAGGTGGGCTCTCGCTTGTTGAAGTGCTTGCCTCTATTGTTATTTTAACCCTTTTACTAACGACTTTTTTAATGATGTTTCTACAATCAGCTAAAGTTAATAAGGCGTCCGAGCATATTATTGATGCGACGTATATTGCACAGGAAGAGATGGAAAATATATATGCGCTTAGTACGACTATTAAACATAATGCGAAAGAAGGGGCAATTAAAGGTTTGGGTTATACCAATGGATCAATTGAAAGTGGTTGGATTGTATTTGAGAAAGGGTATAATTCTAATGTTTTAATAAAAATTAAATTACAAAATA
This window encodes:
- a CDS encoding valine--tRNA ligase, whose amino-acid sequence is MSTENNTSMPTKYDPQTIEAGRYEWWLKGKYFEAQPESDKTPYTIVIPPPNVTGKLHLGHAWDTTLQDIMTRMKRMQGYDALWLPGMDHAGIATQARVEAKLREEGTTRYDLGREKFVEETWKWKDEYAGHIREQWAKLGLGLDYTRERFTLDEGLSKAVQEVFVKLYNKGLIYRGEYIINWDPATKTAISDIEVIHKDIQGAFYHMRYPLADGTGSIEIATTRPETMLGDTAVAVHPEDERYKHLIGKTVTLPIVGREIPIIADDYVDMEFGSGAVKITPAHDPNDFEIGNRHNLPRVLVMNEDGSMNKLAGKYEGMDRFECRKEIVKDLQEMAVLFNIEEHNHSVGHSERSGAVVEPYLSTQWFVKMQPLADEAIKLQEAEGKVNFVPDRFEKTYLTWMENVHDWCISRQLWWGHRIPAWYHNVTGEIHVGHEAPADSENWSQDNDVLDTWFSSALWPFSTMGWPDLDNEEFKRYYPTDALVTGYDIIFFWVSRMIFQGIEFTDQRPFKDVLIHGLVRAEDGRKMSKSLGNGVDPMDVIEKYGADALRYFLSTGSSPGQDLRYSTEKVEAIWNFANKIWNASRFALMNMDGMTYEEIDLTGEKSVADAWILTRLNETIDQVTKLADRYEFGEVGRALYNFIWDDFCDWYIEMAKLPLYGEDETAKKMTRSVLAYVLDNTMRLLHPFMPFITEEIWQNLPHEGESITVAAWPVADPALTDKTRATDMKLLMDIIRAVRNIRAEVNTPLSKKVPLYISAKDDVTVAVLEANRSYIERFCNPETLTLGNNITAPGKSMSAVVTGAELFLPLEGLLNIDEELARLTKELAKWQGEVKRVQGKLSNERFMSKAPEAVVEEERAKESDYLQKYAAVERRMQELKEI